The Terriglobales bacterium DNA segment CGAATCCCACCGGTAGCTTGATCCCTGTCGCCGCAAGAAGTTTTTCTTGGCGCTTAGGAATCCGCGACACGGACGGCAGAGGCGGTCGCGCCCCGAGGCTTGGTCGTCACACAGACGACAAATCCCGAAGTTCCTTTCCGCAATCAAGCGTGCTGTCGCTTGACCAGGGTCATTCATAGCGTGTCTAAGTTAGAGTTGCAATCAGATGACCAGAATTACTCGATCCCTTCGCAGATAATCACTTTAATAGCAGCACTTTGGAGGATGGTTTTCTCGGAATAACCTGGAATGTCAAGGTACTGTGCAGTTATTTTCACAGGTATGTGACGCCAGAACTGTAAGCTCTTGCACGCCGCGGACTTAAAAAGGAATGGCACGTGCTATTCAAGTGCTGCGCCTCAGCTGTAACAGCCCAGGGCGGGAGACCTATTCAGCCATGTGCGGGATCGTAGGATACGTTGGGAAGAAGCGGGTGGTGCCGGTGATCCTGGACGGATTGAAGCGGCTGGAGTATCGCGGCTACGATTCGGCGGGGATTGCGGTGGCGGGCAATGGCGCGGGTCTGGAGATCCGGCGGGCGGAGGGCAAGCTCCGAAACCTGGAAGAAGTGATCCGGCTGAAGCCGCTGAATGGC contains these protein-coding regions:
- a CDS encoding glutamine--fructose-6-phosphate aminotransferase; the protein is MCGIVGYVGKKRVVPVILDGLKRLEYRGYDSAGIAVAGNGAGLEIRRAEGKLRNLEEVIRLKPLNG